In a single window of the Methanolobus psychrophilus R15 genome:
- a CDS encoding multisensor signal transduction histidine kinase gives MYCKNPEKTADHSFFADPSSGSLVRESFFAVAEQLPMGIIVLDADRKMDYCNPAVLEILDYGSEDLLGKNICEAPFFKDLQAGSNISCAELFNYDCRAAGFEQTCITGNGKRIPTRWKIIPAEIKGKDHFNIICCIDHALQDGQLRPNPEDHDRKYVRILENGNDGIVIIQDFVIKYMNTKLADILGYDKKEVIGRNFMGFVSAGSKNDAYHMYVEIEGDIGFQQNHELDIISKTGNTIPMKVLSSSIEYEGTPADLVILHDISERKRSEKELQAYSQKLKASNELIRRKLNLEMSISYVSSVLVAPADIDVAIEECLGNIGTLCGASRVYLFMIKDEVMDNTHEWCSEGVEPQKENLRDLPVSMFPWWMDKLYKGEIIHVTDVSSMPPKAYNEKEILEMQDISSLIVLPLYVSGTMSGFVGMDNVVNTGSWSEEDIKVLGIMSNLVGSAIERRQNEEILSIHSMQLEKAYDELKVLDRMKSEFLANLSHELKTPLHSIYGYSSLLDEEVFGELNENQRKSVDAIVRNSERLGSLIDSLLYMGNVLAGTAQYTIDTTLLEIIIDRAIESYSDQARQKGVTVSKNVTLLHPFIEGDVNFLIQLMNKLMDNAVKFILKGGQVNLSAYEEGNDVHIEVQDTGIGIPPENVKDIFTSFYQVDGSSTRKYGGNGLGLYVSKLIVEAHHGRIWLESEKGIGTTVHVLLPKEQVGA, from the coding sequence ATGTATTGCAAGAACCCTGAAAAAACAGCCGATCATTCTTTCTTTGCAGATCCTTCTTCAGGATCACTTGTCAGGGAGAGTTTTTTTGCTGTTGCAGAACAGTTGCCAATGGGTATCATAGTTCTGGATGCGGACCGGAAAATGGATTATTGCAACCCGGCAGTTCTCGAGATACTTGACTATGGCTCTGAAGACCTTCTCGGAAAGAACATATGTGAAGCACCGTTTTTCAAAGACCTGCAGGCTGGGTCCAATATCAGCTGTGCGGAACTGTTTAATTATGACTGCAGAGCAGCAGGATTTGAGCAAACATGTATTACAGGGAATGGTAAAAGAATACCGACCAGATGGAAGATTATACCCGCAGAAATAAAAGGAAAAGATCATTTCAACATAATATGCTGCATCGATCATGCTTTACAGGATGGGCAGTTAAGGCCAAATCCTGAGGACCACGATAGGAAGTACGTGAGGATCCTTGAAAATGGAAATGATGGGATCGTTATAATCCAGGATTTTGTTATCAAATACATGAATACAAAACTTGCTGACATACTTGGTTACGATAAAAAGGAAGTGATCGGCAGAAATTTCATGGGTTTTGTTTCTGCGGGATCAAAAAACGATGCATATCACATGTATGTGGAAATTGAAGGCGATATAGGGTTCCAGCAGAATCATGAATTGGACATTATATCAAAAACCGGGAACACCATCCCGATGAAAGTTCTTTCATCAAGCATCGAATATGAAGGCACTCCTGCAGATCTGGTCATCCTGCATGATATTTCTGAAAGGAAGAGGTCTGAAAAGGAGTTGCAGGCATACTCACAAAAACTGAAAGCTTCCAACGAACTTATCAGACGGAAATTAAATCTGGAAATGAGTATCTCTTATGTGTCATCTGTCCTGGTGGCTCCGGCAGATATTGACGTTGCCATTGAGGAATGTCTCGGGAATATAGGCACCCTTTGCGGTGCAAGCCGCGTATATCTTTTTATGATAAAAGATGAAGTGATGGATAATACTCATGAATGGTGCAGTGAAGGTGTAGAGCCGCAGAAAGAGAATCTGAGGGATCTGCCGGTAAGCATGTTCCCGTGGTGGATGGATAAACTCTATAAGGGAGAAATAATCCATGTGACCGATGTTTCTTCCATGCCTCCCAAAGCTTATAATGAAAAAGAGATACTTGAGATGCAGGATATAAGCTCGTTGATAGTATTACCCCTTTATGTGAGCGGGACGATGTCAGGCTTTGTGGGGATGGATAATGTAGTGAACACAGGATCATGGAGCGAGGAAGATATAAAGGTCCTGGGAATAATGTCCAATCTCGTTGGCAGTGCTATTGAACGCAGGCAGAACGAAGAAATCCTGAGCATCCATTCCATGCAACTTGAGAAGGCATACGATGAGCTTAAAGTTCTTGACAGGATGAAAAGTGAGTTCCTTGCAAATCTCAGTCATGAGCTCAAAACCCCCCTTCACAGCATATATGGATATAGCAGCCTTCTTGATGAAGAAGTGTTTGGAGAGTTGAACGAAAACCAAAGAAAAAGTGTCGATGCTATTGTGCGCAATTCCGAGCGTCTCGGATCTTTGATCGATTCTCTTCTCTATATGGGGAATGTGCTTGCAGGGACTGCACAGTATACAATTGATACTACACTGCTTGAGATTATTATAGACCGTGCAATTGAAAGCTATTCTGACCAGGCCCGGCAAAAAGGTGTCACGGTTTCAAAGAATGTTACTCTGCTGCATCCTTTCATTGAGGGGGATGTTAATTTCCTGATCCAGTTAATGAATAAGCTCATGGACAACGCAGTGAAATTTATTCTCAAAGGTGGCCAGGTCAATTTGTCTGCCTATGAAGAGGGCAACGATGTGCATATCGAAGTACAGGATACCGGTATAGGGATACCACCGGAAAATGTTAAGGATATTTTCACCAGCTTTTATCAAGTGGACGGCTCTTCCACCCGTAAGTATGGGGGGAACGGACTTGGGCTTTATGTATCCAAACTCATAGTTGAAGCGCATCATGGCAGGATATGGCTTGAGAGTGAAAAGGGAATTGGGACTACTGTTCATGTGCTGTTGCCAAAAGAACAGGTCGGGGCATAA
- a CDS encoding transcriptional regulator — MQEKIKEIASRVRELREICGISADEMAACLGISAVVYRKYENAEEDFPASILFEIAQHLNVDMTILLTGEDPKMHVFTVTRKDKGVSVQRRKDYKYQSIAANFVHKKAEPLVVKVDPKPEGTRPSMNSHPGQEFDYVLEGTLKVIIHNNEIILEEGDSIFFDSNYAHGMQAVGGKPAKFLAVIL, encoded by the coding sequence ATGCAGGAAAAAATAAAGGAAATTGCGTCCCGTGTCAGGGAACTCCGTGAGATTTGCGGCATTTCGGCAGATGAGATGGCTGCATGTCTTGGTATATCTGCTGTCGTTTACAGAAAATACGAAAATGCTGAGGAGGATTTCCCGGCAAGCATTCTTTTTGAGATCGCTCAGCACCTCAATGTGGATATGACCATACTGCTTACCGGAGAAGACCCGAAAATGCATGTATTCACAGTCACCCGAAAAGACAAAGGTGTGAGTGTCCAGAGGCGCAAGGATTACAAATACCAGAGCATAGCTGCAAACTTCGTGCACAAGAAAGCAGAACCTTTAGTGGTAAAGGTCGACCCAAAGCCTGAAGGGACAAGACCATCGATGAACTCACACCCTGGCCAGGAATTCGATTACGTGCTTGAAGGAACCTTAAAAGTGATCATCCATAACAATGAGATAATCCTTGAAGAAGGTGACTCTATTTTCTTTGATTCCAACTATGCCCACGGGATGCAGGCTGTGGGAGGAAAGCCCGCAAAGTTCCTTGCAGTCATTCTATAA
- a CDS encoding AMP-binding protein, giving the protein MSSLLEKYVSRSEFDSYEDFKENFSIKIPDNFNFAYDVVDVYAREQPDKKALIWCDDNGEEKGFSFADLANYSNKTANILKRYGIRKGDSVMLMLKSRYEFWFFLLALHRIGAIAVPATHMLTKKDIVYRVERAGIKMIVAAPDKGILDCVDDACNEISNILKTRIAIGLQRDDWTSFEKELETASADFTRPTGEEATINEDILLNYFSSGTTGFPKMVQHNFTYPLAHIITARYWQNVTDGGLHYTVADSGWAKCVWGKIYGQWIAGSAVFVYDYDRFTAERMLENTVKYGVTTFCAPPTIYRFLIREDLSKYDLGCLDYCVTAGEPLNPEVYQKFLEITGLKLMEGFGQTETIVTLATYPWVEPKPGSMGKPSPEYSIELLNAEGKPCEVGEEGEIVIDTSFGKPPGIFIGYGADPEKTKDVWHDGYYHTGDMAWKDEDGYFWFVGRADDIIKTSGYRVGPFEVESALIEHPAVLECAITGVPDPVRGQVIKATIVLTRDYTTSEELKKELQDHVKRVTAPYKYPRVVEFVKELPKTISGKIRRVEIRDHDKQK; this is encoded by the coding sequence ATGTCTTCACTACTGGAAAAATACGTCTCGCGCAGCGAATTCGATTCATACGAGGATTTCAAGGAGAACTTCAGCATCAAAATTCCTGATAACTTCAATTTCGCATACGATGTGGTCGATGTTTACGCAAGGGAACAGCCAGATAAAAAAGCCCTTATCTGGTGCGATGACAATGGAGAAGAAAAAGGATTCTCTTTCGCGGACCTCGCCAACTACAGCAATAAAACAGCCAATATTCTCAAACGATATGGCATCAGAAAAGGCGACAGTGTAATGCTCATGCTCAAAAGCAGGTATGAGTTCTGGTTCTTCCTGCTGGCTCTGCACAGGATCGGTGCCATAGCTGTTCCTGCGACCCATATGCTAACTAAGAAGGATATTGTTTACAGGGTGGAGCGCGCCGGGATCAAAATGATAGTGGCTGCTCCGGACAAAGGGATACTGGATTGTGTGGACGATGCCTGCAATGAGATCAGCAATATCCTCAAAACCAGGATTGCAATTGGCCTGCAAAGAGATGACTGGACCTCATTTGAGAAGGAACTGGAAACGGCCTCTGCTGACTTTACACGCCCGACTGGTGAAGAGGCTACTATTAATGAGGACATATTGCTGAACTATTTCTCCTCAGGAACTACAGGCTTCCCCAAGATGGTGCAGCATAATTTCACATATCCTCTTGCACATATAATAACTGCCAGATACTGGCAGAATGTGACAGACGGCGGCCTGCACTACACTGTAGCAGATTCAGGATGGGCAAAGTGCGTATGGGGTAAGATATATGGTCAGTGGATAGCAGGAAGTGCGGTCTTTGTATACGATTATGACAGGTTCACTGCCGAGAGGATGCTGGAGAACACAGTAAAGTATGGTGTGACGACATTCTGTGCACCGCCTACCATCTACCGCTTCCTTATCAGGGAGGACCTTAGCAAATATGATCTGGGCTGCCTGGATTACTGCGTGACTGCAGGAGAGCCGCTAAATCCCGAGGTTTACCAGAAGTTCCTGGAAATAACGGGCCTTAAACTCATGGAAGGGTTCGGACAGACAGAGACCATCGTCACCCTCGCAACTTATCCCTGGGTCGAGCCAAAACCCGGTTCCATGGGTAAGCCATCCCCTGAGTACTCCATTGAACTGCTTAACGCCGAAGGCAAACCGTGTGAGGTTGGTGAGGAAGGAGAAATCGTGATCGACACCAGTTTTGGGAAGCCTCCTGGAATATTCATCGGTTACGGAGCTGACCCTGAGAAGACAAAGGATGTCTGGCACGACGGTTATTACCACACAGGGGACATGGCATGGAAGGATGAGGACGGCTATTTCTGGTTCGTGGGAAGGGCTGACGACATCATCAAGACCTCAGGGTACAGGGTAGGACCTTTTGAAGTTGAGAGTGCCCTTATTGAGCACCCTGCAGTACTCGAATGTGCTATTACAGGCGTCCCTGACCCGGTAAGAGGACAGGTCATCAAGGCAACCATTGTGCTCACGAGGGACTATACGACAAGCGAGGAACTGAAAAAAGAACTCCAGGACCATGTTAAGAGAGTCACTGCTCCGTACAAGTACCCCCGTGTGGTCGAGTTTGTGAAAGAACTGCCAAAGACTATAAGCGGCAAGATCAGACGTGTGGAGATACGCGACCACGACAAACAAAAGTAA
- a CDS encoding ketoisovalerate ferredoxin oxidoreductase, delta subunit: MSDNQAKREPYPVLNILECKACGRCIVACPKGVLRMSEGLNERGYHYAEYTGEGCTGCANCYYTCPEPLAIEIHIPLKSSE; encoded by the coding sequence ATGTCAGATAATCAGGCAAAGAGAGAGCCTTATCCGGTACTTAACATTCTGGAATGCAAAGCATGCGGGCGCTGCATCGTGGCCTGTCCTAAAGGTGTTCTGCGAATGAGTGAAGGTCTTAATGAAAGAGGCTACCATTACGCAGAGTACACGGGAGAGGGATGCACAGGCTGTGCAAACTGCTATTACACGTGCCCTGAACCACTTGCAATAGAAATCCACATCCCTCTTAAGAGCAGTGAGTGA
- a CDS encoding 2-ketoisovalerate ferredoxin reductase has translation MATQLVKGNTAAVIGALYAGCDCYFGYPITPASEILQEASKYFPQVGRKFVQAESEEAAINMVYGAASAGHRVMTASSGPGLSLKQEGISYLAGSELPCVIIDIMRAGPGLGNIGPEQSDYSQVVKGGGHGNYKNIVLAPNSVQEMCDMVITGFDLAFKYRNPVCILADGVLGQMVESIQFPEKAVQPVIDTTWAVSGTAATRENLVTSIFLDFDLLEQFNYKLQEKYATIKEHEVDYEDYMTSDASIILVSYGISSRICRSAVDQARKEGIKVGLFRPRTLSPFPEKELRAIADSRECTFVSVEMSNGQMQEDVRLAIGCTRPVELVNRMGGNLITLDQVMDRLREISAREEY, from the coding sequence ATGGCAACACAATTAGTAAAAGGCAACACAGCAGCTGTTATCGGTGCGCTGTACGCGGGCTGTGACTGTTATTTCGGTTATCCGATCACCCCTGCAAGCGAGATACTGCAGGAGGCGTCAAAGTATTTCCCCCAGGTGGGAAGAAAGTTCGTACAGGCCGAATCAGAGGAAGCAGCCATCAATATGGTCTACGGTGCGGCATCTGCAGGCCACAGGGTGATGACAGCATCTTCAGGCCCGGGGCTGAGCCTGAAACAGGAAGGCATTTCATATCTTGCGGGTTCCGAACTGCCATGCGTGATTATCGACATCATGAGAGCAGGGCCCGGACTTGGCAACATTGGCCCTGAACAGAGCGATTACAGCCAGGTGGTCAAGGGTGGAGGACACGGCAACTACAAGAACATAGTACTTGCTCCCAACTCCGTGCAGGAGATGTGCGATATGGTCATCACGGGATTTGACCTGGCATTCAAGTACAGGAATCCAGTGTGCATCCTTGCTGACGGCGTGCTGGGACAGATGGTCGAATCCATCCAGTTCCCGGAAAAGGCTGTGCAGCCTGTAATAGATACTACATGGGCTGTCAGCGGGACCGCCGCCACAAGGGAGAATCTGGTGACTTCCATCTTTCTGGACTTTGACTTGCTTGAGCAATTCAACTATAAGCTGCAGGAAAAATACGCCACTATAAAAGAACATGAGGTTGACTACGAAGATTACATGACCTCGGACGCTTCTATAATCCTCGTATCCTATGGCATCAGCAGCCGTATATGCAGGTCTGCTGTTGACCAGGCAAGGAAAGAAGGTATAAAGGTAGGCCTGTTCAGACCAAGGACCCTGTCCCCCTTCCCGGAGAAGGAACTCAGGGCCATAGCAGACTCAAGAGAATGCACTTTTGTCTCGGTGGAGATGAGTAACGGGCAGATGCAGGAAGATGTCAGGCTTGCCATTGGATGCACAAGACCTGTGGAACTTGTAAATCGCATGGGTGGGAACCTGATAACCCTTGACCAGGTTATGGACAGGCTCCGGGAAATATCCGCAAGGGAGGAATACTAA
- a CDS encoding ketoisovalerate ferredoxin oxidoreductase, gamma subunit — protein MAEKMAEKIIGRPGGLYAEFPRKGGAAPTATHYCPGCGHGIIHKLIGEALADLGIQDRTVMISPVGCAVFAYYYFDCGNLQVAHGRAPAVGTGVSRAEDNAVVIAYQGDGDLASIGLNETIQAANRGEKMAIFFVNNTVYGMTGGQMAPTTLIGEKTITCPDGRDPRFAGYPLHMCEILNNLKAPVFIERVSISDISHIRKARKAVRKALEIQRDGKGYAFVEVLSTCPTNLRQDSEQSTRFVNEEMEKEFPLGNFRDLSAETQPLLRGESDFSRASIDKLFNLETESSPDAVHDPTFKEVHVKAAGFGGQGVLSMGLTLAHAGCNAQRFVSWYPSYGPEQRGGTSNCSVVISGESIGSPVVYSPDVLVAMNRPSLEKFAGDVKEGGIILYDSTIGACDIPADVRGIAVPAMKIAGETGSEKAANTVMLGVMLYLGVTGLSRENFREAIAETFSGKQKLISLNLNVLEAAVAWARENV, from the coding sequence ATGGCTGAGAAAATGGCTGAAAAGATTATAGGAAGGCCGGGCGGACTATACGCCGAGTTCCCGCGCAAGGGCGGGGCCGCTCCCACTGCAACCCACTACTGTCCAGGCTGTGGGCACGGGATAATTCACAAACTCATCGGTGAAGCACTTGCAGATCTTGGTATCCAGGACCGCACAGTCATGATAAGTCCTGTGGGTTGCGCTGTATTTGCATATTACTACTTTGACTGTGGCAACCTGCAGGTAGCACACGGCCGAGCCCCTGCTGTGGGCACAGGAGTTTCCAGGGCAGAGGACAACGCAGTGGTCATAGCATATCAGGGAGACGGTGACCTCGCCTCGATTGGCCTCAACGAGACCATCCAGGCTGCTAACAGGGGTGAGAAGATGGCTATATTCTTTGTCAACAATACCGTTTACGGGATGACAGGCGGCCAGATGGCGCCCACCACCCTTATAGGGGAAAAGACCATCACCTGTCCTGATGGAAGAGATCCGCGGTTCGCAGGATATCCATTACACATGTGTGAGATCCTCAATAATCTCAAGGCTCCGGTATTTATTGAAAGGGTTTCCATCTCGGATATCTCCCATATCAGGAAAGCACGCAAGGCGGTCAGGAAAGCTCTTGAGATACAGCGGGATGGTAAAGGCTATGCTTTTGTGGAAGTGCTGTCCACATGCCCTACAAACCTGAGGCAGGATTCCGAGCAAAGCACAAGGTTCGTCAATGAGGAAATGGAAAAAGAATTCCCTCTGGGCAATTTCAGGGACCTCTCGGCAGAAACACAACCTCTTCTCAGAGGAGAGAGCGATTTCTCCAGGGCTTCCATTGACAAGCTCTTCAACCTTGAGACTGAATCATCTCCTGATGCTGTGCATGATCCCACTTTTAAGGAAGTGCATGTAAAAGCCGCAGGTTTCGGAGGACAGGGAGTGCTGAGCATGGGACTTACCCTTGCACATGCGGGCTGCAATGCACAGCGCTTTGTTTCCTGGTATCCTTCCTACGGCCCTGAGCAAAGAGGAGGCACTTCAAACTGCTCCGTTGTAATATCAGGTGAATCCATCGGCTCCCCTGTAGTTTACTCTCCGGATGTGCTTGTGGCCATGAACCGCCCATCACTTGAAAAATTCGCAGGCGATGTAAAGGAAGGAGGCATCATATTATATGATTCCACTATTGGTGCATGCGATATCCCTGCAGATGTCAGGGGAATAGCTGTGCCTGCTATGAAGATCGCAGGTGAAACAGGTTCAGAGAAGGCTGCAAACACTGTAATGCTCGGAGTCATGCTCTATCTCGGGGTGACCGGTCTTTCACGGGAGAACTTCAGGGAAGCCATCGCTGAGACCTTCTCGGGGAAACAAAAGCTGATATCGCTGAACCTGAACGTGCTTGAAGCTGCAGTTGCATGGGCAAGGGAGAATGTCTGA
- a CDS encoding thioredoxin gives MDIDSAVIEATDADWNEMLENQEKPMVVMFYLPECAYCREIEPYFREYAKEFRKSSTFVMMNGMLASRTAMRYGIRGVPTFKFFCGGQAIKEEVGMIYPSILRRSIEDLIGHGNECALHTTPLPDEVSPYE, from the coding sequence ATGGATATTGATAGTGCTGTTATTGAGGCAACTGACGCAGACTGGAACGAAATGCTTGAGAATCAGGAAAAACCAATGGTGGTTATGTTCTACCTCCCGGAGTGCGCTTATTGCAGAGAGATAGAGCCATATTTCAGGGAATATGCCAAAGAGTTCAGGAAATCCTCTACATTTGTAATGATGAACGGAATGCTGGCCTCCAGGACCGCTATGAGATACGGGATCAGAGGAGTCCCTACATTCAAATTCTTCTGCGGTGGCCAGGCGATAAAAGAGGAAGTGGGTATGATCTATCCTTCTATCCTGAGGAGATCTATCGAGGATCTGATAGGTCACGGAAATGAGTGTGCGTTGCACACCACACCCCTGCCGGACGAAGTTTCACCCTATGAATGA
- a CDS encoding LemA protein — MVLEILAIVAVIIIGIIFVAVYNNLIKLRNRVENTWAQIEVQLKRRNDLIPNLVETVKGYAQHERAVFENVTKARSTVMEAQGANETADASNMLASTLKSLFAVAEAYPQLQANQNFIQLQKDLADTEDRITYSRQFYNDTVMKYNTTIQSIPTNIIAGIAGFGKKELFQIPPEEYKVPAVKF; from the coding sequence ATGGTATTGGAGATCCTGGCAATAGTAGCGGTAATTATTATAGGTATCATTTTTGTTGCAGTGTACAACAACCTGATCAAACTAAGGAACCGGGTTGAGAACACCTGGGCCCAGATAGAGGTCCAGTTAAAAAGACGCAATGACCTTATTCCCAATCTAGTGGAAACTGTCAAAGGTTACGCACAACACGAGCGGGCAGTGTTTGAGAATGTGACAAAGGCCAGATCTACAGTAATGGAGGCACAGGGGGCAAATGAAACTGCGGATGCATCCAATATGCTTGCTTCGACGCTGAAGTCCCTGTTTGCAGTAGCTGAAGCTTATCCGCAACTACAGGCAAACCAGAATTTCATACAACTGCAAAAAGACCTTGCAGACACCGAGGACCGGATCACATACTCAAGACAGTTCTATAATGATACTGTCATGAAATACAACACAACTATACAGTCGATCCCAACCAACATAATTGCAGGTATCGCCGGATTTGGGAAGAAGGAGCTTTTCCAGATACCGCCTGAAGAATATAAGGTTCCGGCAGTAAAGTTCTAG
- a CDS encoding phosphohydrolase has protein sequence MIREHIVSILSMKHDHKQQGPGFQPLLTPPEKMHASSDYCFAFKERKILLFCNNGVCKLPSVNELRELGTEIIREQYIGEFGDISCFTAEIDNSFRHDEDIRFEDLRKLYDILGEPVASLAGRAIQLLEWDIKTGFCGRCGSKTFRSQLEKAKECPECGSLFFPKISPAIIVLIEKEDMALLARSPGFPTGLYGLIAGFVEPGESVEEAVVREVLEEVGFSIKDIEYFGSQPWPYPDSLMIGFTARYAGGEIRMDTVEIEDARWFKCDEIPTVPGNNSISGRLISYFIEKHMP, from the coding sequence TTGATAAGGGAACATATCGTATCCATTTTGTCCATGAAACACGATCACAAACAGCAGGGACCTGGATTCCAGCCCCTTCTCACTCCCCCGGAAAAAATGCACGCTTCATCAGACTACTGCTTTGCTTTCAAAGAGCGCAAGATACTGCTCTTCTGCAATAACGGTGTTTGCAAATTGCCTTCAGTGAACGAACTCAGAGAGCTGGGCACTGAAATTATAAGAGAGCAGTACATCGGCGAGTTCGGTGATATATCATGTTTTACGGCTGAGATTGATAACAGCTTCAGGCATGATGAAGATATCAGGTTCGAAGACCTGAGAAAACTGTATGATATACTGGGCGAACCTGTGGCGTCCCTTGCAGGCAGGGCCATCCAGTTACTTGAGTGGGACATAAAAACTGGTTTCTGTGGCCGCTGCGGTTCAAAAACATTCCGGAGTCAGCTGGAGAAAGCCAAGGAGTGTCCTGAATGTGGCTCACTTTTCTTCCCCAAGATATCTCCTGCAATCATTGTGCTGATAGAAAAAGAAGACATGGCTCTCCTTGCGAGGTCTCCCGGTTTTCCGACTGGATTGTACGGCCTTATAGCCGGTTTTGTTGAACCGGGAGAGTCTGTTGAAGAGGCGGTTGTCAGGGAAGTGCTGGAGGAGGTAGGATTTTCTATAAAGGACATCGAATATTTCGGAAGCCAGCCCTGGCCTTATCCTGACTCCCTGATGATAGGTTTTACTGCCAGGTATGCAGGCGGTGAGATACGCATGGACACAGTGGAAATCGAAGATGCCCGCTGGTTCAAATGTGATGAGATACCGACAGTTCCCGGCAACAACAGCATTTCTGGTCGACTCATATCCTATTTTATTGAAAAACACATGCCATAG
- a CDS encoding acyl-CoA synthetase, with protein sequence MEIITDTIGDVFEKQVRADPDREFIVYPDRNLRFTYKQFDERVNLMAKGLLEIGIGKRDHVGIWAKNVPDWLTFMFATAKIGAVLVTVNTAYKIHEVEYVMNQADLKALAIIDGFRDVNYIDIIYELVPELKTHNRGNLKSRKFPHLKSVIFIGQEKHRGMYNTRELMLLGQHSTDEKLESIKSTLDCNDVINMQYTSGTTGFPKGVMLTHSNILNNGLSIGNRQKFTCDDRLCLPVPLFHCFGIVLGVMAILTHRATLVMLELYDPLMVLAAVQKEKCTALYGVPTMFIAEYTHPMFKMFDLSSLRTGIMAGSTCPIDSMKKVINEMNCNEITIVYGLTEASPGITQTTTDDPIELRVETVGRVFPGVEAAVMDPETYMPLPPNTIGEICCRGYNVMKGYYKMPEETKKAIDEKGWLHSGDLGTCDENGYYRITGRIKDMIIRGGENVYPREIEEFLFTMPGIKSAQVVGIPDEKYGEIVGAFVILDSGASLTEEDVRDHALSRIARYKVPKHVFFVEDFPLTASGKVQKFKLKDLAIELLKEKV encoded by the coding sequence ATGGAGATTATAACTGATACCATTGGCGATGTATTCGAAAAACAGGTAAGGGCAGATCCTGACAGGGAGTTTATAGTTTATCCTGACAGAAACCTCAGGTTCACCTATAAGCAATTCGATGAACGCGTTAATTTGATGGCCAAAGGCCTGCTGGAGATAGGTATAGGAAAGAGAGACCATGTAGGCATATGGGCAAAGAATGTGCCTGATTGGTTGACTTTCATGTTTGCGACCGCTAAGATCGGTGCGGTTCTCGTTACAGTCAATACCGCATACAAGATCCATGAAGTAGAGTATGTCATGAATCAGGCTGACCTGAAAGCACTCGCCATCATAGACGGTTTCAGGGATGTGAACTACATTGATATAATATATGAACTGGTTCCGGAATTAAAGACGCACAACCGTGGGAACCTGAAGAGCAGGAAGTTCCCGCATTTGAAAAGTGTTATTTTCATCGGGCAGGAAAAGCACCGTGGAATGTACAATACCCGTGAGCTGATGTTGCTGGGACAACACAGTACCGACGAGAAGCTTGAAAGTATCAAGTCAACGCTTGACTGCAATGATGTCATCAATATGCAGTACACATCAGGCACCACTGGTTTCCCCAAAGGAGTTATGCTGACACACAGCAATATCCTGAACAACGGTCTTTCGATTGGAAACAGGCAGAAGTTTACGTGCGATGACCGCCTGTGCCTCCCTGTTCCGCTATTCCACTGCTTTGGGATCGTGCTAGGGGTAATGGCTATCCTGACCCACAGGGCAACACTGGTGATGCTCGAACTTTATGATCCTCTGATGGTGCTGGCAGCTGTCCAGAAAGAAAAGTGTACGGCTTTATATGGCGTCCCCACAATGTTCATTGCCGAATACACTCACCCAATGTTCAAAATGTTCGATCTTTCTTCTCTGCGCACGGGAATAATGGCTGGTTCTACCTGTCCTATTGATTCCATGAAAAAGGTCATAAACGAAATGAACTGCAACGAAATCACTATTGTATATGGCCTGACAGAAGCCTCTCCGGGGATTACCCAGACCACAACTGATGATCCTATAGAGCTCCGTGTAGAGACAGTCGGGCGAGTCTTCCCTGGCGTGGAAGCCGCAGTGATGGATCCGGAAACCTATATGCCCCTCCCTCCCAACACTATCGGGGAAATATGCTGCCGCGGTTATAATGTCATGAAAGGCTATTACAAGATGCCTGAAGAGACAAAAAAGGCAATCGATGAAAAGGGCTGGCTACACAGTGGAGACCTTGGTACATGTGATGAGAACGGTTACTATCGTATCACAGGGCGCATAAAGGACATGATCATAAGAGGCGGTGAGAACGTCTACCCAAGGGAGATCGAGGAATTCCTTTTCACCATGCCCGGCATAAAGAGTGCCCAGGTGGTCGGCATACCCGATGAGAAATACGGCGAGATAGTCGGAGCCTTTGTAATCCTTGATTCCGGCGCCAGTCTCACTGAAGAGGACGTAAGGGATCATGCGTTGTCCAGGATAGCACGCTACAAGGTTCCCAAGCATGTTTTCTTCGTGGAGGATTTTCCATTGACCGCAAGCGGAAAAGTCCAGAAGTTCAAGCTAAAGGATCTGGCAATTGAGCTGCTCAAGGAAAAAGTCTAA